Proteins from a single region of Sphingopyxis sp. BSN-002:
- a CDS encoding TonB-dependent receptor, with amino-acid sequence MLNRTHLLASIALIALPTTAFAQEAPQADDAAPASDEIIVTGTAGGGVNRQAAAFAITNITSDAIDKAAPNSTADLFKVIPGVSAESSGGQNGANIFVRGYPSGGDAEFVTLTVQGVPFFSPPTLSFLENTQLIRIDETIDRVEAVRGGTGALFGNGQPGLTVNFVQKEGGRDFEGLVKGSITDYGDIRGDMLLSGPLGENTSFMVGGYYSSGHGIRNPGFTAEKGGQITGNIRHDFDKGSLLVYARYLNDHGQWLLPIPVIRDGNKVRQFGNIDPGTGALAGPETRLSVLPDGTRTDLADGRGAKLINLGTNFDYEIGDGLQLRYRASYLNGDADTTGLVPASTAMTANAYAASLGSSVGSLTYVNGGQAVSGTQQVIRAGTWIVRKQIEDFTNDLNVEWESGNNKFTLGGYYSDFSSNDQWNLGNVHLLTAENNGRLLNLTLANGQIATNNGFTQGSFFNVNAAYDGREYAFYAVDEYQITPELRFDAGLRYQNYRATGTIENNSSVDTDNNPNTLYNNGTAVLNGTFRNIAYKKGAWSWTAGLNYDFSSSVGAYIRYNRGNTNPFFDNLRDGIFVSPRVDNYEGGIKVRTDLVSLYATLFHTKFSGLVTTVIQNGAPVADIGGARSTGIELEGQLRPVDNFTIAFSGTWLDAKYRNFFAGGGTIDLSGNRVQRQPKWQWRVTPSYDIEFGDSKVSLFSTFSYIGDRFSDTANTQSLPHYFKIDAGVSFDVNQALTFAVTADNLTDKVGLTEGDPRTLGQTGGEVVNARPILGRSFRFSAAYKF; translated from the coding sequence ATGTTGAACCGGACCCATCTGCTGGCGTCGATCGCGCTCATTGCGCTGCCGACGACGGCCTTTGCCCAGGAAGCGCCTCAAGCCGACGACGCCGCACCCGCGAGCGACGAGATCATCGTGACCGGCACGGCCGGCGGCGGGGTCAATCGTCAGGCCGCCGCCTTTGCGATCACCAACATCACATCGGACGCGATCGACAAGGCCGCGCCGAACAGCACCGCCGACCTGTTCAAGGTCATCCCGGGCGTGTCCGCCGAAAGTTCGGGCGGGCAGAATGGCGCGAACATCTTCGTGCGCGGCTACCCTTCGGGCGGCGACGCCGAATTCGTCACGCTGACGGTACAGGGCGTCCCCTTCTTCTCGCCTCCGACGCTGTCCTTCCTCGAAAACACCCAGCTCATCCGCATCGACGAGACGATCGACCGTGTCGAAGCCGTACGCGGCGGCACCGGCGCGCTGTTCGGCAACGGCCAGCCCGGCCTGACCGTCAACTTCGTCCAGAAGGAAGGCGGGCGCGATTTCGAAGGGCTCGTGAAGGGCAGCATCACCGACTATGGCGATATTCGCGGGGACATGCTGCTCTCCGGCCCGCTCGGCGAGAACACCAGCTTTATGGTGGGCGGCTATTATTCGAGCGGCCACGGCATCCGCAACCCCGGCTTCACCGCCGAGAAAGGCGGTCAGATCACCGGCAACATCCGCCACGATTTCGACAAGGGCTCGTTGCTCGTCTATGCGCGCTACCTTAACGATCATGGCCAGTGGCTGCTGCCCATCCCGGTGATCCGTGACGGCAACAAGGTGCGCCAGTTCGGCAATATCGATCCCGGCACCGGCGCGCTTGCCGGCCCCGAGACGCGGCTTTCGGTTCTTCCCGACGGGACGCGTACCGACCTTGCCGACGGCCGCGGCGCAAAGCTGATCAATCTTGGCACCAATTTCGATTACGAGATCGGCGACGGGTTGCAGCTGCGCTACCGCGCGAGCTACCTCAACGGCGACGCCGACACGACCGGCCTCGTTCCGGCAAGCACCGCGATGACGGCGAATGCCTATGCGGCCTCGCTCGGCAGCTCGGTCGGCAGCCTGACCTACGTCAACGGTGGACAGGCAGTATCCGGAACGCAGCAGGTTATCCGGGCAGGAACCTGGATCGTGCGCAAGCAGATCGAGGATTTCACCAACGACCTCAACGTCGAATGGGAAAGCGGCAACAACAAGTTCACGCTTGGCGGTTATTATTCGGACTTCTCGTCCAACGACCAGTGGAACCTCGGCAACGTCCATCTGCTGACCGCCGAAAACAACGGCCGGCTGTTGAACCTGACGCTTGCGAACGGACAGATCGCGACGAACAACGGCTTCACGCAAGGGTCGTTCTTCAACGTCAATGCCGCCTATGACGGCCGCGAATATGCCTTCTACGCGGTCGACGAATATCAGATCACGCCCGAACTGCGCTTCGATGCGGGCCTCCGCTACCAGAATTACCGTGCGACGGGCACGATCGAGAACAACAGCTCGGTCGACACGGACAACAATCCGAACACGCTCTATAACAACGGCACGGCGGTGCTGAACGGCACCTTCCGTAACATTGCGTACAAGAAGGGCGCATGGTCGTGGACGGCGGGCCTGAACTACGACTTCTCGTCGTCGGTCGGCGCCTATATCCGTTACAACCGCGGCAACACGAACCCCTTTTTCGACAATCTGCGCGACGGCATCTTCGTCTCGCCGCGCGTCGACAACTATGAAGGCGGGATCAAGGTCCGCACCGACCTCGTGTCGCTCTATGCCACGCTGTTCCATACTAAGTTCAGCGGTCTGGTGACGACGGTTATCCAGAATGGTGCGCCGGTCGCCGACATCGGCGGCGCGCGCAGCACGGGCATCGAATTGGAAGGCCAGCTGCGTCCGGTCGACAATTTCACCATCGCCTTCTCGGGTACCTGGCTCGATGCGAAGTATCGCAACTTCTTCGCGGGCGGCGGCACGATCGATCTCAGCGGCAACCGCGTCCAGCGGCAGCCGAAGTGGCAGTGGCGCGTGACCCCGTCGTACGACATCGAGTTCGGCGACAGCAAGGTCTCGCTCTTCTCGACCTTCAGCTACATCGGTGATCGCTTCTCCGACACCGCGAACACGCAAAGCCTGCCGCACTATTTCAAGATCGACGCGGGCGTCAGCTTCGACGTCAATCAGGCGCTGACTTTCGCGGTGACCGCGGACAATCTGACCGACAAGGTCGGGCTGACCGAGGGCGATCCGCGGACGCTCGGCCAGACCGGCGGCGAAGTCGTCAACGCGCGCCCGATCCTCGGCCGCTCGTTCCGCTTCAGCGCGGCATACAAGTTCTAA